In Fusobacterium periodonticum ATCC 33693, the sequence ATCCATAGCATCTTCAACTATAAAGTCTTTTGTATATTCTGGTATTTTGATATCTAATTTCCATTTATTTTCCATTAAATCCCCATATTTTTTACCAGCTGAATTTTTAGAAGCTGCTAATTTTACAACCTCAAAATAAGGGTGATTTTCTAAAAGGACAAGAAGTCTTTGTCCTACCATTCCTGTTGCACCTACTACTGCTATTTTAGTTCTTTCCATTTTATACATTCCTTTCTTCATAAGTTGTTCCTTCTTTGTCAGCTTTAACAAAGAGAACCTTCCAATTATATTTTAAATTTTTTAATTTTTCTTTTATTAATTCTATTTTATTCTCATCTTTTAATATATTTATTAAAGTTGAACCACTACCAGAAATAAAAAATCCATAGCTTTCAATGCTTTCACAAATATTTCTTACTTCATCGTATTCATAAATCAACTTTTTACGATATGGTTCATGAATTTTATCAGCTAAAACTTTCTTTAAAGTATCTATATCGTAATTTTCAAAAGCTCTTAAAACTATTCCTAAACGACTAAGAGAAAATATAGCATCTTTTAAAGGGAGTTCCTTAGGTAAAGCTTTTCTAGCATCTGCTGTTTTAGTTTCAAAATCAGGAATAAGTGCCATAAAGTTAAATCTATCATCTACATTGTATTGAACAGATATGGCCTCATCATCAACCAAACAAGAAGCACATAGGTTGCCAAATATAGCAGGAGCTACATTATCTGGATGCCCTTCAATTTCAGTGGCTATTTTTAAAATATCATTTTTATTTATTTCACTTCCTGTTAATAGATAAGCACCATAAATTCCTGCCACAACACAGGTTGAACTACTTCCTAAACCTCTTGCAATAGGAGCTTGTTTTTTAAGAGAAATTTTAACTCCTTTTATAGTTTTATTTAAAAAGTTTAAAGCCTTTTTAAAAGCAATATAGACAAGATTATCTTCATTACAAAACTCTTCTTCAAAATTTACAAATTCTAATCTATCACTTAATTCAAAATCAAATATAGAATATTCTTGAAATGCTATTCCTAAAGTATCAAAACCACAGGCGACATTAGCTGATGTCATAGGTACTCTTACTTCAAACATTTTTCTGCCTCCAAAATATATTTAGCCATATCTTCTTTTTTTACAACATCATTGTGTCTTATTTCTTTAGTATTTAGATTTTTTAAATTTTCAGGTATAGCTACTTTTGTAAATTCATGTAGTTTCTCCATTAACTTAAACTCATCTTCATCTGTAATATTTAAAACTGCATTAGCAACACTTGTACAGAACTTATATGGAGAAGCTGTTGATAAAACAACTGTTGTACCATCTAAATTTTGTTCTAACATAACCTTATATGCTACTGCTGTATGTGGGTCAAGTAAATATTTTTCTTCTTCCCAAACTTTTTTAATTATTTTAGAAGTTTCTTCATCACTAGCATAACCACTTCCAAACTGTTCTTTTAATTTTGCTAAAATTTCATTATTTACTTGATATTTTCCATTTTTCTTTAAGTCTTCCATTAAAGATTTAATATATTTGTCATCAGAGCCACTTAAATCATAAAGTAGTCTTTCTAAGTTACTTGAAATTAAAATATCCATACTAGGAGAAATTGTTTTTAAAAACTCACGATTTCTATCATAGATACCTGTTGTTAGGAAGTCATAAAGCACATTATTCTCATTACTTGCACAAACTAATTTATTCACAGGTAAACCTAATTTCTTTGCATAGTATCCTGCTAGGATATCTCCAAAATTTCCAGTAGGTACAACAAAGTTTATTTTATCCCCTAAATTAATTTTCTTATTTTTTACTAAATCAATATAGGCTACAATATAGTAAACTATTTGTGGAGTTAAACGTCCAATATTTATTGAGTTAGCACTTGAAAATTTCTTATTTCCTAATTTCTTTTGTAAATCTTCATCTAAGAAAATATTTTTAACAGCTGTTTGAGCATCATCAAAATTTCCTTCTATTGCACAAACTTTTGTATTATTTCCTTCTTGAGTTCTCATTTGTAACTCTTGTACTTTACTTACTCCATTTTTAGGATAAAAAACAATTATTTCAGTTTGTTTAACATCTTTAAATCCTTCTAAAGCTGCTTTTCCTGTGTCTCCACTCGTAGCAGTTAGAATTAAAATTTCTTGTTCAGTTCCTTCTAAGGCTAATTGAATTAAATAAGGTAGCAATGTTAAAGCTACATCTTTAAAAGCACTTGTAGGCCCATGAAATAACTCTAAAACATAAGTATTTTTTAATTCTACAAGAGGAGTTACCTTTGAAGTTGAAAACTTACTATATGCTTTTTCAATAACAGATTTTAATTTATTTTCATCAAATGAAAAAAATAATTTTAAAACTTCAAAAGCAATTTCAGTGTAAGATTTATCAATTAAATTTTCTAAATTAATTTTTTTATCAGATAAATTTTCTAAAACAAAAAGTCCTCCATCTTCACTTAAACCTTGCAATAAGGCTACTTTATCATCTTTGATAATATTATTGTCTCTTGTACTTCTATATTTCATAATAATCTCCTTGATATGATTTTCCTTATATGATACAATATTCTTCATAAAATTACAATACAAATATGATAAAAAATTGGAAAGGTAGGATTAAAATGAAAATTGCAATTTTAGGGTTTGGAACAGTTGGAAGTGGAGTTTATGAGATAGCAAAGACTTTAAAAAATATTGAAGTGAAAAAAGTTCTTGAGAAAGATTTGAG encodes:
- the thrB gene encoding homoserine kinase — protein: MFEVRVPMTSANVACGFDTLGIAFQEYSIFDFELSDRLEFVNFEEEFCNEDNLVYIAFKKALNFLNKTIKGVKISLKKQAPIARGLGSSSTCVVAGIYGAYLLTGSEINKNDILKIATEIEGHPDNVAPAIFGNLCASCLVDDEAISVQYNVDDRFNFMALIPDFETKTADARKALPKELPLKDAIFSLSRLGIVLRAFENYDIDTLKKVLADKIHEPYRKKLIYEYDEVRNICESIESYGFFISGSGSTLINILKDENKIELIKEKLKNLKYNWKVLFVKADKEGTTYEERNV
- the thrC gene encoding threonine synthase, which gives rise to MKYRSTRDNNIIKDDKVALLQGLSEDGGLFVLENLSDKKINLENLIDKSYTEIAFEVLKLFFSFDENKLKSVIEKAYSKFSTSKVTPLVELKNTYVLELFHGPTSAFKDVALTLLPYLIQLALEGTEQEILILTATSGDTGKAALEGFKDVKQTEIIVFYPKNGVSKVQELQMRTQEGNNTKVCAIEGNFDDAQTAVKNIFLDEDLQKKLGNKKFSSANSINIGRLTPQIVYYIVAYIDLVKNKKINLGDKINFVVPTGNFGDILAGYYAKKLGLPVNKLVCASNENNVLYDFLTTGIYDRNREFLKTISPSMDILISSNLERLLYDLSGSDDKYIKSLMEDLKKNGKYQVNNEILAKLKEQFGSGYASDEETSKIIKKVWEEEKYLLDPHTAVAYKVMLEQNLDGTTVVLSTASPYKFCTSVANAVLNITDEDEFKLMEKLHEFTKVAIPENLKNLNTKEIRHNDVVKKEDMAKYILEAEKCLK